The Glycine soja cultivar W05 chromosome 3, ASM419377v2, whole genome shotgun sequence genome window below encodes:
- the LOC114405784 gene encoding suppressor protein SRP40-like, with the protein MEPKNESGPIPTGWTLLTEVLPDGSIVAFYYCPSTGKRFYSYSDLMCYVNYAKKTKLGLYALGTELLKRKRTENDTTPVPEPKKTSTILSLPKDSKCYSSSGDDSSSDDLLSDDSSSDDSSSEDSSSDDSSSDDLSSDDSSSDDSSSDDDSSDPSISNESIKKDEDYAESVGSCSVESVGSCSVDSETSDATSGTTQVLK; encoded by the exons ATGGAACCTAAGAATGAATCAGGGCCAATTCCTACTGGATGGACTTTATTAACCGAAGTGCTACCAGATGGTTCCATAGTGGCG ttCTATTACTGTCCGAGTACTGGAAAACGCTTCTATTCCTACTCTGATCTGATGTGTTATGTGAACTATGCTAAGAAAACAAAGCTTGGTCTCTATGCACTG GGTACGGAATTACTTAAAAGGAAGAGGACCGAGAATGATACCACCCCTGTCCCCGAACCCAAGAAGACATCAACTATCTTGTCACTTCCAAAGGATTCAAAATGCTATAGTTCATCAGGTGACGATTCATCAAGTGACGATTTGTTGAGTGACGATTCATCCAGTGACGATTCGTCCAGTGAAGATTCTTCGAGTGATGATTCATCGAGTGACGATTTGTCTAGCGATGATTCATCGAGCGACGATTCATCAAGTGATGATGACA GTAGTGACCCTTCTATTTCAAATGAAAGCATTAAGAAGGATGAAGATTATGCAGAGTCAGTTGGTAGTTGTTCGGTTGAGTCAGTGGGTAGCTGTTCGGTTGATTCGGAAACTAGCGATGCTACATCTGGAACGACTCAGGTCCTAAAGTAA
- the LOC114405785 gene encoding C2 domain-containing protein At1g63220-like, translating into MPRGTLEVVLISAKGIDDNDFLSSIDPYVILTYRAQEKKSTVQEDAGSKPQWNESFLFTVSDSASELNLKIMDKDNFSQDDCLGEATIHLDPVFEAGSIPETAYKVVKDEEYCGEIKVALTFTAERNEEQGYDAPEESYGGWKESSGEY; encoded by the exons atGCCTCGTGGAACACTTGAAGTTGTTCTGATCAGCGCCAAAGGAATCGATGACAATGATTTTCTCT CCAGCATAGATCCTTATGTGATTCTCACATACAGGGCACAGGAGAAAAAGAGCACTGTGCAAGAAG ATGCTGGATCCAAGCCACAATGGAATGAGAGCTTTCTTTTCACTGTCTCTGACAGTGCTTCTGAACTTAATCTGAAGATAATGGATAAAGACAACTTTAGTCAAGATGATTGTCTTGGCGAGGCAAC CATTCATTTAGATCCAGTGTTTGAAGCCGGTAGCATTCCAGAAACTGCTTACAAGGTTGTGAAGGACGAAGAATATTGTGGTGAGATTAAGGTGGCTCTCACTTTCACTGCTGAG AGAAATGAGGAGCAGGGTTATGATGCACCTGAAGAGAGCTATGGTGGATGGAAAGAATCCAGTGGGGAATATTAA
- the LOC114405787 gene encoding uncharacterized protein LOC114405787, with translation MGAAKGENVCASPSPEISKEVDPSHASETLRIVNAMGAATPIPANCNARGFYDAFLRSFIKVDHIQRGRISCTVVAKPPICNRYGTLHGGSVGSLVEILSNACARTVVAKDKELFLGEISISYLSATPANEEVLANASVVKTGRNLTVVAVEFKLKKAGNLLYITHSTFYNMPVASL, from the exons ATGGGTGCTGCGAAAGGAGAGAACGTGTGTGCCTCGCCGTCGCCGGAAATCTCGAAGGAAGTGGACCCCAGCCATGCCTCCGAGACCTTGCGCATCGTTAACGCTATGGGGGCTGCCACCCCCATTCCCGCTAACTGCAACGCGCGTGGCTTCTACGACGCTTTCCTCCGAAGCTTCATCAAGGTCGATCACATCCAACGTGGAAGAATTTCATGCACTGTTGTTGCCAAACCACCCATCTGT AATCGCTATGGAACTCTGCATGGAGGTTCTGTTGGGTCCTTGGTTGAGATTTTATCGAATGCTTGTGCTAGAACTGTAGTTGCCAAGGACAAGGAACTTTTTCTTGGGGAAATCAGCATTTCTTACCTCTCTGCCACTCCAGCAAAT GAAGAAGTGCTAGCTAATGCCTCTGTGGTGAAGACTGGGAGAAATTTGACTGTTGTTGCAGTTGAATTTAAACTGAAGAAAGCTGGGAATTTGCTCTATATTACTCATTCTACCTTCTATAACATGCCAGTTGCCAGTTTATGA